GTAACAACACCGGCTGCAATGGTTCTTCCACCTTCACGAATAGCAAAGCGTACTCCTTTTTCCATAGCAATAGGAGTAATCAACTCACCGGTAATTGTTATGTTATCACCTG
The window above is part of the Atribacterota bacterium genome. Proteins encoded here:
- the tuf gene encoding elongation factor Tu (EF-Tu; promotes GTP-dependent binding of aminoacyl-tRNA to the A-site of ribosomes during protein biosynthesis; when the tRNA anticodon matches the mRNA codon, GTP hydrolysis results; the inactive EF-Tu-GDP leaves the ribosome and release of GDP is promoted by elongation factor Ts; many prokaryotes have two copies of the gene encoding EF-Tu) — encoded protein: GDNITITGELITPIAMEKGVRFAIREGGRTIAAGVVTEVVE